The Conexivisphaera calida genome includes a region encoding these proteins:
- a CDS encoding transcription elongation factor Spt5, with translation MSDSGSAGARGTQLFAVKVVSGQENNVARLIATRVQLRGLNVYSVLVLPRARGYVVLEADGIESVNDAISGIKNVKSVVPGMLRIDDVKPMLTMRKEEVKLDAGDLVEVISGPFKGMKARVVRFEEGKKEATVNLVDVPYQLQVTVDANYLRKVQQ, from the coding sequence ATGAGCGATTCGGGGTCCGCCGGCGCGCGGGGGACGCAGCTGTTCGCCGTCAAGGTAGTAAGCGGGCAGGAGAACAACGTCGCCAGGTTGATAGCGACTAGGGTACAGCTCAGGGGCCTCAACGTATACTCCGTGCTGGTGCTGCCTAGGGCTAGGGGGTACGTTGTACTCGAGGCAGATGGCATAGAGAGCGTGAACGATGCTATATCGGGGATAAAGAACGTGAAGTCGGTGGTGCCCGGTATGCTGAGGATAGATGACGTGAAACCCATGCTCACGATGAGGAAGGAGGAGGTGAAGCTTGACGCGGGCGACCTCGTCGAGGTGATATCCGGTCCCTTCAAGGGCATGAAGGCACGCGTGGTGAGGTTCGAGGAGGGAAAGAAGGAGGCCACTGTCAATCTGGTGGACGTGCCATACCAGTTACAGGTGACGGTGGACGCGAACTACCTGAGGAAGGTCCAGCAATAG
- a CDS encoding 30S ribosomal protein S19e has protein sequence MPTAYDVPPDVLIIRLAEYLKQQFPEIKPPDWSLYAKTSSDRERPPAEKDWWYLRCASILRKVYVHGPMSVKEMRSEYGGRRKRWVAPGHHIEAGSSIIRHALHQLEAAGLVEKTPRGRNLTSKGRSVVDAVSTEIFKEMIKSNPELAKITGAGGVELGSA, from the coding sequence TTGCCGACGGCATACGACGTTCCACCGGACGTGCTGATAATCAGGCTAGCGGAGTACCTGAAGCAGCAGTTTCCCGAGATAAAACCTCCGGATTGGTCGCTCTATGCAAAGACCTCCAGCGATAGGGAGAGGCCACCGGCCGAGAAGGACTGGTGGTACCTGCGCTGCGCGTCGATCCTCCGGAAGGTCTACGTGCACGGTCCAATGAGCGTCAAGGAAATGCGCTCCGAGTATGGAGGAAGAAGGAAGAGATGGGTCGCCCCCGGGCATCACATAGAGGCCGGTAGCTCTATAATCAGGCATGCGCTGCATCAGCTTGAGGCGGCGGGGTTGGTGGAGAAGACCCCCCGGGGCAGGAACCTAACATCGAAGGGTAGAAGCGTCGTGGACGCGGTGAGCACGGAGATTTTCAAGGAAATGATTAAGAGTAATCCCGAGCTGGCTAAGATAACGGGTGCTGGTGGAGTTGAGCTGGGATCAGCGTAA
- a CDS encoding 50S ribosomal protein L10: MSAAEAIRVHGGRKKELYDDVQRLAREYSVIGVSRLYKVKASLINQVRKQLRGKVVILGIKNRLALKALKEAGLENVDQLERYLTSQAVLMFTNMNPFELSMVLDRSKIAMPAAAGDVATSNIVVPSGNTGMQPGPILSSFKQFKIPTRIESGSIFVSQDTVVAKAGETISADLASLLSKLGLKPIMRGILLDAAYWRGRLVPGEDLRVNPQEYADQLKVAHADAVALARGIAYPTPEVLPILLLEAHADAVALARGAGILTDETAPEMLARASAEAETLAAVLKSKGF; encoded by the coding sequence ATGAGCGCCGCTGAGGCCATTCGTGTCCATGGAGGGAGGAAGAAGGAGCTCTACGATGATGTCCAGAGGCTCGCGAGGGAGTACTCCGTCATAGGAGTCTCCAGGCTCTACAAGGTCAAGGCATCCCTGATCAACCAGGTCAGGAAGCAGCTTCGCGGGAAGGTCGTGATCCTCGGAATAAAGAACAGGCTGGCGCTCAAGGCACTCAAGGAGGCGGGGCTCGAGAACGTGGATCAGCTGGAGCGCTACCTGACGAGCCAGGCGGTTCTCATGTTCACCAATATGAACCCATTCGAGCTCAGCATGGTGCTGGATAGATCTAAGATCGCGATGCCGGCCGCGGCCGGAGACGTCGCCACATCCAACATAGTGGTACCCAGCGGTAACACCGGGATGCAGCCAGGTCCGATCCTGAGCTCCTTCAAACAGTTCAAGATTCCCACACGGATAGAGAGCGGCAGCATATTCGTCTCACAGGACACAGTGGTTGCCAAGGCGGGCGAGACCATTTCCGCGGACCTAGCATCGCTGCTCTCTAAGCTGGGGCTCAAGCCGATAATGCGCGGCATACTACTCGATGCGGCGTACTGGAGGGGTAGACTTGTGCCCGGAGAGGACCTCAGGGTGAACCCGCAGGAGTACGCTGATCAGTTGAAGGTCGCGCATGCGGACGCCGTTGCGCTTGCCCGTGGAATAGCGTATCCGACGCCGGAGGTGCTGCCCATCCTACTGCTCGAGGCGCATGCGGACGCCGTTGCGCTTGCCCGTGGTGCGGGCATACTGACGGATGAGACCGCGCCTGAGATGCTGGCCCGCGCGTCCGCCGAGGCAGAGACGCTCGCGGCTGTCCTCAAGTCAAAGGGATTCTAA
- the argF gene encoding ornithine carbamoyltransferase: MRKDVLSAADLTPSDVDAIYSLADGLRNAPVSDALRGLAVALLFEKPSTRTRVSFEVGVSQLGGIPVYLDYTTTQLSRGETVEDTARTLERYVGAIVARVNRHGTLTSMAAAAGIPVINALSDIEHPCQALSDYYTIREKIGRLKGVVLAFIGDSTNVFNSLALLGAILGVEVRIASPREYGPSRWILDKAKELGGDVLVYDDPSEAVKGADVVYTDVLVSMGQESEREARLRAFLPRYRVTPELMSKTGKRSIFMHCLPAHRGEEVSDSVMDSEQSVVFEQAGNRLHVQKALLVRLAEEGYLQPRRP, encoded by the coding sequence ATGAGGAAGGACGTGCTCTCTGCGGCGGACCTGACACCATCAGACGTGGACGCGATCTACTCGCTGGCCGATGGTTTAAGGAATGCGCCGGTGTCCGATGCGCTCAGGGGACTCGCCGTGGCGTTGCTCTTCGAGAAGCCCTCCACGAGGACCAGAGTCAGCTTCGAGGTGGGTGTGAGCCAGCTCGGCGGCATACCTGTCTATCTGGACTATACCACGACGCAGCTCTCAAGGGGGGAGACTGTGGAGGACACCGCACGCACGCTCGAGCGCTACGTGGGCGCGATAGTGGCCAGGGTAAACCGCCACGGAACGTTGACCAGTATGGCGGCCGCCGCCGGGATACCAGTCATAAATGCGCTCTCGGACATCGAACATCCCTGCCAAGCGCTCTCGGACTACTACACCATTAGGGAGAAGATAGGCAGGCTCAAGGGGGTCGTCCTTGCTTTCATAGGCGACTCCACTAACGTCTTCAACTCACTGGCACTGTTGGGGGCCATCCTGGGAGTCGAAGTGCGCATTGCATCGCCCAGGGAGTACGGGCCATCTAGGTGGATCCTAGACAAGGCCAAGGAACTGGGCGGCGATGTCCTAGTTTACGATGATCCGTCGGAGGCCGTGAAGGGTGCCGACGTGGTGTACACGGACGTGCTGGTCAGCATGGGGCAGGAGTCGGAGCGTGAGGCACGGTTGAGGGCATTTCTGCCTCGCTATCGTGTGACCCCGGAGCTGATGTCGAAGACCGGCAAGCGCTCGATATTCATGCACTGCCTTCCGGCGCACAGGGGCGAGGAGGTCTCCGACTCAGTCATGGACTCCGAGCAGTCCGTGGTCTTCGAGCAGGCGGGAAACAGGCTCCACGTGCAGAAGGCGCTCCTCGTCAGGCTGGCCGAAGAAGGCTATCTACAACCTCGTCGGCCCTGA
- the pfdA gene encoding prefoldin subunit alpha yields MSDQQELQTLAYSARILREYLSELVQRETLISRLIAEHRAALDSMNNLPSGEGDIECMMPLGGGVSVPASVSGSAKYLVAVGAGVFMKKDRSSTIEFLNRKLQELEAALRDISAQRGKVEEELAKLEDRLNSMYQGEPAGSA; encoded by the coding sequence GTGAGCGATCAACAGGAGCTGCAGACGCTCGCATACAGCGCGAGGATCCTGCGGGAGTACCTGAGCGAGCTGGTTCAGCGTGAGACCCTGATCTCCAGGCTGATAGCTGAGCACAGGGCCGCACTTGATTCCATGAACAATCTACCGAGCGGCGAGGGCGACATAGAGTGCATGATGCCACTTGGAGGCGGGGTCAGCGTACCTGCCAGCGTCAGCGGCTCCGCGAAGTACCTGGTGGCCGTAGGCGCAGGCGTCTTCATGAAGAAGGACAGGAGCTCCACGATTGAGTTCCTCAACAGGAAGCTACAGGAGCTGGAGGCCGCCCTCAGGGATATCTCTGCCCAGAGGGGAAAGGTCGAGGAGGAGCTGGCCAAGCTGGAGGACCGGCTCAACTCGATGTACCAAGGGGAACCAGCGGGGAGCGCGTGA
- a CDS encoding protein translocase SEC61 complex subunit gamma, with translation MASARGKDRDGERGKERAQRGRKASKAKEYWESIVRVFKYSRKPGTKEYSMFLKIVGLALLAVGGIAFVIHLIATLISGVFG, from the coding sequence ATGGCCAGCGCGAGGGGTAAGGACAGGGATGGAGAGAGGGGAAAGGAGAGGGCCCAGAGGGGCAGGAAGGCGTCCAAGGCCAAGGAGTACTGGGAATCTATAGTGAGGGTCTTCAAGTACAGCAGGAAACCAGGCACCAAGGAGTACTCCATGTTCCTGAAGATAGTCGGTCTGGCGCTCCTCGCGGTGGGTGGTATAGCGTTCGTGATACACTTAATAGCGACCCTAATCTCAGGTGTCTTCGGATGA
- a CDS encoding 50S ribosomal protein L1, which translates to MERDEILKLIRDARAKAGKRRLKQSFELYIVLDDNRVKKDEVQLNEIVTLPHRFSEIPRVAVIAAGDSAVKAKDAGADSVIAPEEIDRLSTNKGEVKRLVRSYDFFISEASLMSRVGRTLGKYLGPRGKMPVPVPSSAQMGSSIDRLRSSVRVRARGQFSISAKIGDEGMSDEEIADNAMAVLEAVKNKLPQGEKAIKKVVVKTTMGEPVEMAVVGR; encoded by the coding sequence ATGGAGAGGGATGAAATTCTCAAGTTGATCAGGGATGCGCGCGCGAAGGCCGGGAAGCGTCGGTTGAAGCAGTCGTTCGAGCTCTACATCGTGCTGGACGACAATAGGGTGAAGAAGGACGAGGTGCAGCTGAACGAGATAGTTACGCTCCCTCACAGGTTCTCCGAGATCCCCAGGGTAGCTGTCATAGCTGCCGGGGATTCCGCAGTCAAGGCGAAGGACGCCGGTGCCGACTCCGTGATTGCCCCAGAGGAGATCGATCGGCTGTCGACTAACAAAGGAGAGGTCAAGAGGCTCGTCAGGTCCTATGACTTCTTCATATCGGAGGCCAGCCTCATGTCCAGGGTGGGAAGGACCCTGGGCAAGTACCTCGGACCGAGGGGTAAGATGCCGGTTCCAGTTCCGAGCAGCGCACAGATGGGCTCGTCCATAGATCGCCTCAGGTCCAGCGTGAGGGTTCGTGCCAGGGGCCAGTTCTCCATATCCGCCAAGATAGGCGATGAGGGAATGAGCGACGAGGAAATCGCGGATAACGCAATGGCGGTCCTGGAAGCGGTGAAGAACAAGCTTCCCCAGGGCGAGAAGGCGATAAAGAAAGTGGTGGTGAAGACCACCATGGGGGAGCCGGTCGAGATGGCGGTGGTTGGCAGATGA
- a CDS encoding 50S ribosomal protein L11: MAERKTFSFIVDGGQATGGPPIGPALGPLGVNIMQIVKRINELTADFHGMKVPVKVHVDQDTKEFDVEVGVPTTTALLAKEAGIEKGSSQAGKEFVGNVAFARIVSIAKLKQPEMNASSLKAAVKEVIGTCTSMGLKVEGKPPKEVIKEVDEGKWDSVIGGSVS; encoded by the coding sequence ATGGCCGAGAGAAAGACGTTCTCATTCATAGTGGATGGTGGCCAAGCGACCGGTGGACCTCCCATAGGGCCAGCGCTCGGGCCACTCGGCGTAAACATAATGCAGATAGTTAAGAGAATAAATGAGCTTACCGCGGATTTCCACGGAATGAAGGTACCAGTGAAGGTACACGTGGATCAGGACACGAAGGAGTTCGACGTCGAGGTGGGAGTACCTACCACCACCGCCCTGCTGGCGAAGGAGGCGGGAATCGAGAAGGGATCCTCGCAGGCCGGAAAGGAGTTCGTCGGCAACGTAGCATTCGCGCGGATTGTCAGCATAGCGAAGCTGAAGCAGCCCGAGATGAACGCATCCAGCCTGAAGGCCGCCGTCAAGGAGGTCATAGGAACCTGCACTAGCATGGGACTTAAGGTGGAGGGAAAGCCTCCCAAAGAGGTCATAAAGGAGGTCGACGAGGGCAAGTGGGACTCGGTGATAGGAGGATCAGTCAGCTGA
- a CDS encoding DHHA1 domain-containing protein yields MMDPGAAAHTAEHVFMRALTKRVKVFPVLVEQDGWQGKIVLEGDEPAWGAISEALAEANSIMMEGRRVVEHIFDSMEDARRAFPELRAYEERITPPVRVVEVEGYDWAACARRHVQNTLEAWGIVISDLRSLSRGRYELRFSAGPAAAMMYSIIVREAGLSAKALNVKPDTLSTRVLELISRVDALRAAQRSISRALLRGPATLRTRSGAELRVIESRGLEFKGILEDSVEMATRSGAFLLLVSPGEPGEQTQVLLAVPRGSGMNAGALLKEVLSAVGGRGGGGPEAATGSVDEPAIPRLIEVLSSKL; encoded by the coding sequence ACACACCGCGGAACATGTGTTCATGAGGGCGCTCACAAAGAGGGTGAAAGTCTTCCCCGTGTTAGTGGAGCAGGACGGGTGGCAGGGCAAGATAGTGCTGGAGGGTGATGAGCCCGCCTGGGGCGCTATTTCCGAGGCCCTGGCCGAGGCCAACTCTATCATGATGGAGGGAAGGCGCGTCGTGGAGCACATATTCGACTCCATGGAGGACGCAAGGAGGGCGTTTCCCGAGCTGAGGGCGTACGAGGAGAGGATAACGCCACCCGTGCGCGTCGTGGAGGTGGAGGGATATGACTGGGCGGCGTGCGCTAGGAGGCATGTCCAGAACACGCTGGAGGCGTGGGGAATAGTCATCAGCGATCTGCGCAGCCTCTCGAGAGGACGCTATGAGCTGAGGTTCAGCGCAGGACCAGCAGCGGCCATGATGTACTCTATAATCGTCAGGGAGGCTGGTCTGTCCGCGAAGGCACTCAACGTGAAGCCCGACACGCTGTCCACGCGCGTACTGGAGCTCATCTCGCGCGTGGATGCGCTGCGTGCAGCTCAGAGATCCATCTCCAGAGCGCTCCTCAGGGGACCGGCGACGCTCAGGACCCGCTCGGGCGCGGAGCTCAGGGTCATCGAATCTAGGGGTCTGGAGTTCAAGGGAATCTTGGAGGATTCTGTGGAGATGGCGACGAGGTCGGGTGCATTCCTGCTGCTCGTATCGCCGGGTGAGCCCGGCGAACAAACTCAAGTTCTACTGGCCGTTCCTCGGGGCTCTGGTATGAACGCGGGAGCGCTGCTGAAGGAGGTGCTCTCAGCCGTTGGAGGGAGGGGTGGAGGAGGACCTGAAGCGGCCACGGGAAGTGTGGACGAGCCCGCCATCCCCCGTCTGATTGAGGTGCTCTCCTCCAAGCTCTGA
- a CDS encoding ABC transporter substrate-binding protein, whose translation MRRSAISKTALWAIIAIVIVVVIVGGVAAYYTTRPPPPKPTTHAIVGQVTIGIATDLTGGYGALGEQVSWGAHLAKSQINSHGGIYLANGPNGPGNYTINIVLTDDQTSPSTGPSALLQLYDTYHPAAVIGSIATIVVDAELPVIQQNNIVYFSQAAQTLTLTVSQNFTPLLDHSTIFHDEDSAYYFGWLTVEFLLNYKNQISPNGPLRIGAVTYSKNPVFVDEEMGGIKAAINYYGAQNEIQIVDLESVSSPSSTTLQPTLTKFAQENVNVIITGLTPPSATALAQQAVDFPQLKGVTTIFWTPEDDPSWYATLGPSANYLNMFVFSNFPAMSNVSVQSIDNVWQYYRNAYLAYTGKGLSGVGSFGIDSVYIAAAGLQLAGSTNSSALTSALESLKISQIPWTLVNDYTPFQPGDTIFGPQSSGAFWHSTNQTIVFMQVHYNPSTQSVYTQVVWPSQYATAQPVWPTP comes from the coding sequence ATGAGGAGAAGCGCTATCTCCAAGACAGCGCTTTGGGCTATAATAGCTATAGTAATAGTTGTGGTGATCGTAGGGGGCGTGGCCGCATATTACACCACAAGGCCACCACCTCCTAAGCCAACCACCCATGCGATAGTAGGACAGGTTACCATAGGCATCGCGACCGACCTCACGGGAGGATATGGAGCTCTGGGGGAGCAGGTGTCCTGGGGCGCTCATCTGGCCAAATCTCAGATAAACTCACATGGCGGGATATATCTGGCTAACGGACCCAACGGACCGGGCAACTACACGATAAACATCGTGTTGACCGATGATCAGACAAGCCCTAGTACCGGACCCAGCGCATTGCTCCAGCTGTACGATACGTACCATCCAGCAGCGGTCATCGGCTCCATCGCTACAATAGTAGTGGACGCAGAGCTTCCCGTGATTCAGCAGAACAATATCGTCTACTTCTCACAAGCGGCTCAGACGCTCACGCTGACGGTGTCCCAGAACTTCACGCCGCTCCTAGATCACTCGACTATCTTCCATGATGAGGACAGCGCGTACTACTTCGGCTGGCTCACAGTGGAGTTCCTTCTGAACTACAAGAACCAGATAAGTCCCAATGGACCCCTCAGGATAGGGGCCGTCACATACTCCAAAAACCCGGTCTTCGTGGACGAGGAGATGGGCGGCATAAAGGCCGCGATAAACTACTACGGTGCCCAGAACGAGATACAGATAGTAGACCTGGAGTCCGTCTCAAGTCCATCCTCCACAACGCTTCAGCCCACGCTCACAAAGTTCGCGCAGGAGAACGTCAATGTGATAATCACTGGCCTCACACCACCATCTGCGACTGCACTCGCCCAACAGGCGGTGGACTTTCCACAGCTCAAGGGCGTAACGACGATATTCTGGACGCCCGAGGATGATCCAAGCTGGTACGCTACCCTCGGGCCCTCTGCCAACTATCTGAACATGTTTGTATTCTCCAACTTCCCGGCAATGTCCAACGTCTCAGTCCAGTCCATAGACAACGTATGGCAGTACTACAGGAACGCGTACTTGGCCTACACTGGAAAGGGGCTGAGCGGGGTCGGATCCTTCGGCATTGACAGCGTATATATAGCCGCTGCAGGCCTCCAGCTCGCAGGGAGCACCAACTCGAGTGCTCTCACGAGTGCGCTCGAATCGCTCAAGATCTCGCAGATACCGTGGACGCTCGTAAACGACTACACGCCCTTCCAGCCCGGTGACACAATATTCGGGCCGCAGTCATCAGGTGCATTCTGGCACTCGACCAATCAAACCATAGTGTTCATGCAGGTGCACTACAATCCGAGCACACAGAGCGTATACACGCAGGTCGTCTGGCCGTCGCAGTATGCGACCGCTCAGCCGGTGTGGCCCACCCCTTGA
- a CDS encoding 50S ribosomal protein L31e has translation MSQVEREYVISLDRALLAAKYRRTEKVVQMVRRFVARHMRAKPESVKLDPSLNELIWSKGIQAKWRRIKVKVSKEEEVYRVLPS, from the coding sequence ATGAGTCAAGTTGAGCGCGAGTATGTGATATCCCTCGACAGGGCGCTGCTCGCCGCCAAGTATCGGCGCACGGAGAAGGTGGTGCAGATGGTCAGGCGCTTCGTGGCGCGTCACATGAGGGCGAAACCGGAGTCCGTGAAGCTGGATCCATCCCTCAACGAACTCATCTGGTCCAAGGGCATACAGGCGAAGTGGCGCAGGATAAAGGTGAAGGTCTCAAAGGAGGAGGAAGTTTACCGGGTTCTCCCCTCTTAG
- a CDS encoding 50S ribosomal protein L39e, which yields MSSHKRSGEKIRYMAYIRSNRPPPAWVVVRTKRKVMRSPAQRNWRTNKLDM from the coding sequence ATGAGCAGCCACAAGAGATCCGGTGAAAAAATTCGCTACATGGCCTACATAAGATCGAACAGGCCGCCGCCGGCCTGGGTCGTGGTGAGGACTAAGAGAAAGGTCATGCGCAGTCCCGCCCAGAGGAACTGGCGCACTAACAAGCTGGATATGTGA
- the ftsY gene encoding signal recognition particle-docking protein FtsY, with protein sequence MFGKLREALSGLRESLTTKELGEGEVSEALEDLKWRLIEGEVAIDAAEGLEAALRDALLGAKVRRSHQEEDVEARIREVLLSWLRPLEAAPLENVVQSKRPYVMVFLGVNGGGKTTTVAKVAHSLKGSGLRPLLAAADTFRAGAIEQLSLHAQRVGVEVVSQGYGADPAAVARDAVERAMSRHYDVVLIDTAGRMYTKSRLMDELRKIVEVAGAHERVMIVDALTGNDSVSQAKEFDREVGVDSVIVTKADADVRGGVILTLAYELRRPIRYLGMGQDYGDLVPFRADEVVDSLLRPA encoded by the coding sequence ATGTTCGGTAAGCTGAGAGAGGCCCTATCGGGCCTCAGGGAGAGCCTCACCACGAAGGAGTTGGGGGAGGGCGAGGTCTCCGAGGCCCTCGAGGATCTGAAGTGGCGACTGATAGAGGGCGAGGTCGCGATCGACGCGGCCGAAGGGTTGGAGGCCGCCCTCAGGGATGCCCTCCTCGGCGCAAAGGTCAGGCGCAGTCACCAGGAAGAGGACGTCGAGGCGAGGATCAGGGAGGTCCTCCTCTCATGGCTCAGGCCCTTGGAGGCGGCGCCGCTGGAGAACGTGGTGCAGTCCAAGAGGCCATACGTGATGGTCTTCCTGGGCGTGAACGGCGGGGGCAAGACGACCACGGTGGCGAAGGTCGCACATTCGCTCAAGGGCAGCGGGCTCAGGCCTCTTCTGGCCGCGGCCGACACCTTCAGGGCTGGTGCCATAGAGCAGCTCAGCCTTCACGCGCAACGGGTCGGGGTCGAGGTCGTGTCACAGGGCTACGGTGCGGATCCTGCAGCGGTTGCGAGGGACGCCGTGGAGCGCGCGATGTCGAGGCACTACGACGTCGTTCTCATTGACACAGCGGGCCGCATGTACACCAAGTCCAGGCTGATGGACGAATTGAGGAAGATCGTGGAGGTCGCGGGCGCCCATGAGAGGGTGATGATAGTGGACGCGCTGACCGGCAACGACTCCGTGTCCCAGGCCAAGGAGTTCGACAGGGAGGTCGGGGTAGATAGCGTGATAGTGACCAAGGCGGACGCGGACGTCAGGGGAGGGGTAATCCTGACGCTGGCATATGAGCTGAGGAGGCCTATACGGTATCTCGGCATGGGACAGGACTACGGCGACCTCGTGCCCTTCAGGGCCGACGAGGTTGTAGATAGCCTTCTTCGGCCAGCCTGA
- a CDS encoding SDH family Clp fold serine proteinase, whose product MSGAEIFNGLLGYLFWILLLVVMIQPWLSIRSLQHARLRIMELIERKYGHRVITMIHRQEKMGFLGFPVYRYIDIEDSEAVIRAIRSTPANMPIMLVLHTPGGLVLAASQIARALKSHPAEKVVVVPHYAMSGGTLIALTADKIIMDQNAVLGPLDPQLGGPGGSYLPAPSILKAVEVKGRDKVDDETLILADVAEKSMKQVKELVIDLLKDKLGEDAASRIADRLVSGYYTHDYPLTVDQLRDMGLSVSTDVPPEVYELMNLYPQARTNRPGIEYLPYPVTPRFTQGERRE is encoded by the coding sequence ATGTCTGGAGCTGAAATATTCAACGGATTACTGGGGTACCTGTTCTGGATACTCCTGCTCGTGGTGATGATACAGCCGTGGCTGTCAATAAGGTCGCTTCAGCATGCTCGGCTGAGGATTATGGAGCTGATAGAGCGCAAATATGGCCACCGGGTGATAACCATGATCCACAGACAGGAGAAGATGGGATTCCTGGGCTTTCCCGTCTATCGTTACATCGATATAGAGGACTCAGAGGCCGTGATAAGGGCGATCAGGAGCACGCCCGCCAACATGCCGATAATGCTCGTGCTGCACACTCCCGGAGGTCTCGTGCTGGCTGCATCGCAGATAGCCAGGGCGCTCAAGTCGCACCCGGCGGAGAAAGTTGTCGTGGTGCCTCACTACGCAATGAGCGGCGGCACTTTGATAGCGCTGACTGCCGACAAGATAATCATGGATCAAAACGCGGTGCTCGGGCCACTGGATCCTCAGCTGGGAGGACCCGGAGGGTCGTATCTGCCGGCTCCATCGATCCTGAAGGCGGTCGAGGTCAAGGGCAGGGATAAGGTCGATGATGAGACGCTAATACTCGCGGACGTGGCCGAGAAATCGATGAAGCAGGTCAAGGAGCTCGTCATAGATCTGTTGAAGGACAAATTGGGCGAGGATGCAGCCTCCCGGATAGCGGACAGGCTGGTTAGCGGATACTACACACATGACTATCCGCTGACAGTGGATCAGCTCAGGGACATGGGCCTCAGCGTTTCAACAGACGTGCCGCCCGAGGTCTATGAGCTCATGAACCTGTATCCGCAGGCGAGGACGAACAGGCCCGGCATAGAGTACTTACCGTATCCAGTGACGCCTAGGTTCACGCAGGGCGAGAGGAGGGAGTGA
- a CDS encoding translation initiation factor IF-6, with the protein MEVYRVLLYNNPNIGLYARADSELLLLPNGFPAEKGRRLAELMGCSLLNMSIAGTRLLGPLLVMNRHGVLVSWMADEDELMILRDAMPGRVVERLRSRVTAVGNLLAVNDRGAVASDLLGPSEISQVEDVLDVHAERMTVAGFHQVGAVIAANNSGALIHPLASDEELSRISGALKVEDVDRGTLNGGVPFVSSGIVVNDRSALVGSKTTGPELFIVSKVFKGG; encoded by the coding sequence ATGGAAGTTTACCGGGTTCTTCTCTATAATAATCCGAACATAGGACTATACGCCAGGGCTGATAGTGAGCTTCTGCTTCTACCAAACGGCTTCCCCGCCGAGAAGGGAAGACGCCTGGCAGAGCTCATGGGGTGCTCGCTGCTCAACATGTCCATCGCGGGCACAAGACTTCTTGGGCCGCTCCTCGTGATGAACCGGCACGGAGTACTCGTCAGCTGGATGGCCGATGAGGACGAGCTGATGATCCTCAGGGACGCCATGCCCGGCAGGGTCGTGGAGCGCCTTCGCTCGAGGGTGACCGCCGTGGGTAACCTTCTGGCAGTCAATGACCGGGGCGCAGTTGCGTCAGATCTCCTCGGGCCCTCAGAGATCTCCCAGGTCGAGGACGTGCTCGACGTGCACGCTGAGCGCATGACTGTAGCGGGGTTCCACCAGGTGGGCGCAGTTATAGCGGCCAACAACTCGGGCGCACTTATCCATCCGCTGGCGAGCGACGAAGAGTTGTCAAGGATATCGGGGGCACTGAAGGTGGAGGACGTGGACAGGGGGACCCTGAACGGAGGGGTTCCATTCGTGTCCTCAGGAATAGTCGTCAACGACAGATCGGCACTCGTTGGATCCAAGACGACCGGCCCCGAGCTATTCATAGTGAGCAAAGTCTTTAAGGGCGGTTAG
- a CDS encoding DNA-binding protein: MSWDQRKDPQSEDEDRAKERALREQYLRLFLTSDARERLANVRMVRPEIADQVENYILQLGLAGKIRRPIDDDELREILSKLTPQQREIRFKFI, translated from the coding sequence TTGAGCTGGGATCAGCGTAAGGATCCCCAGTCGGAGGACGAGGACCGTGCCAAGGAGCGGGCCCTGAGAGAGCAGTACCTGCGCTTGTTCCTGACATCGGACGCTAGGGAGAGGCTTGCCAACGTCAGGATGGTGAGGCCCGAAATAGCCGATCAAGTTGAGAACTATATATTGCAGCTGGGTCTCGCCGGGAAGATAAGGCGTCCCATAGACGACGATGAGCTCAGGGAGATACTGTCGAAGTTAACTCCCCAGCAGAGGGAGATAAGGTTTAAGTTCATTTAG